AAGGTGACAACCTCGGAACTAAGAGAGAATGTTTGGGGGTTCCAATGTGGATCCTCGGAAACTGCAAGAACGCCGTTCATATTTCAAATACATATCCATAAGTAGTTTCCCACATCggtcaagaaaaagaaagtccAGCAGAGATCACAGAAAGGTTTAATGGGGGCACCTTATTTTCTGGTTAAAGGTATACACCCTTATATTCTAGGTCACACTGCTGTGAGTGCTGTCCCTATTAGTTGGTGGGCACACCCACTGTACAGGGTTTTGACTTTCCAATCCCCCTTATTTAAATTAAAGGAATAGAGCTCTATATGTAGGAAGCTAAAAGAAACTCGATTACAGAACCAATGGTCATATATGCAAGACAGTCCCTTTGGAGTAGAACAGGGTCCACAAAATGCACGAAAAGAGAGGCagtttcaagagcttaaagaactCGATActttattgtaatatattaagTTTCACCTTTTTATTGGTATTTGGCAAGACCAGCTTTTTGAGACCTGGGTCAGGCTATTCTATGACTTTGAGGTCTGAACTATCTCTACTCTAGTACGTAccagtagtagtagtagtaacaATTCTACAATCACTCTTCAAGGCATGTAAACAAGCATCAAACAAGTTTGGGGCATGTATGAGTAATTTCGACTTGGATGAGTAACACCACACACTATGACATAGACTATACTTAAGCTGCCATACCTAAGCCTTACAAACTTaactttcaaaaattatttattatattgttaatgTAACACTATGATCAATCATATTTATTTAGGAATGACATTAAGACAAAATGGGGTTGGATTAAGAGTTTCCCTATCTTGCCCGGCTCCTATTCAGGATTGAACAAATTCAAGTGATGAGAGAGATTATGGCGGgtagaattatttttttctatccCTAATAAAATGGTTTTAACATGTaaatgaaagagaaaggaaaCAAGTAATCATAAGagtatattaaaagaaaaaaagaaaaaagaaaaaaacaagtgTTTTAGGAATGATAATAgtatatgtaaaaaaattaatttagtttttgtttaaaaaaaaaaattgacgtGGAGGTATAATTAGCAAATAATGTGGcatggaaaataattttttattgtttcattTGACACATCAGTTTTTTCCATCCAATAAATAATGACAGAGACTAAGTTGACATAACCCTAAAAAGATTggggactaaattgacaaaattgaaatgttaatgactaaattaaaatatggtgtaaagAATAGAGACgaactttataatttattttaaaaatttataaattttatctatataatagcatatatatatatatatatatatatatatacacacacgttACAGGCAAAATTCATTCCCGTCCCAGTCACCTGTTTCAGAGTGAGTGAAACCTCTACATGGTAGGGCAAATCAAATGGGACAGTAAAATTTTGCATCCCTACATTCATTAATGTCATGTTTGATAGTACCTTAATATTGAAATAATAGCTCATATGGAAGCAACATGCAAAAGTGTcccatcaaaatatatatatatatacaaaagtgAACCAAAAAAAAGTCAACATGTTATTAAAAACCTACACTGTacctctctccaaaaaaaaaaaactacaccgTACAATAATAGATGATTATGTGGGGGATAAGATAGGGTCCTATTTAGCCCTCCATTTCCTCTAATTTTTAGGCAAATGGAAGAtatgtggttttttttgtttatatggtttattatatgatttttttttttttttttttttttttttttttatatgaatgtTTAGGGACTATTAGGATCAAAAAAATCTTTAACTCCCCCACTCATCACCCCCATCACTTATTTTCCATCATTCAAAATATCCAAAAATCACCTACCCTTGTTTGGCACCTTAATCCGGTCATggtttttaattacaaaaaccccaaaatgcGGGCCCCACTGTCTGACCCACCCTACTCCTACCATCTACCATCCTACCTGCCCCCTTCTTAGACCATACAACCCATGTAGACCCAAAGAAAGAACTACACAATAACCTTTGTCAACACCCCTCTCAACATCAAGAACCTCAGGTCCATACTCCCTACAAACTCCTCCATTTGCCTTCTTGAAATCCCTTTCTCCAGCTCTGACCACGGCTTGCCTCCGGACACTGAGAACACCAACATCTAGGACTAAGCAAGggacccgacccgaaccgaGAAGTTTTGTGCGGGTCTGAAAATATTCAAACCAGGTTTCGGGTCTaaattttgggttatttttggtttcaggTCGGTTTCGGGTTGGCGTTGGGTCTCTTATATATGCAAATTCTgaacccgattttttttttgaaaaagaccCTACTCTATGTTGGTTTCTCTCCGCCTCCCTCAGCTACTCTCCCAATTCTATCTCTACTTCTGAATCTGTTTGAAGTTctcatatatattattacaacaGTATGTGTGGtatgttttcttaaataaatagaGCTATGTTTCTTTAACTAAAGAGCTGTGTTTATTTAAGGACCCATTTCGATTTTGTTTAGGTTTTTGTATTTCAAGGTTCCTGAGAGTGTTGGTAGTAAAAGGTTTGAGTCTgtaaatgtgagagagagagagagagagagagagagagagagagagagagagagagaagggttaattttattagtacacaaaaaaaaatgttgagtctgtaaatgagagagagagagagagagaggaactaACAGTTTCTGGTCATCATCAATTTCGAGCTTCTTTTGGCACCCAGTAGTTGGGTTTACGATGTTGAACTGCAAAACGAAAAAGAATAGAACCTTCGTGTTGGATGTGAGAGAATGGGGCGGAGTGGAGCAGATGCGGTTGCAAATGAAGATGACAcaaaaagaggaagtgaagCTTAAAATTGAAATCATGGACAGTCCATTTGAGTGGAGCAGATGCGGTTGCAATGTGAGAGATGTGCTTTCTTTAAGGTTTTGTATGATGCGCTTCGGAGAGGTactatgtggtttttttttttttttttgggttttgggtttttcccAGACGAATGGGGCCAAGGCCCAAACCTTAACAAATGGAGTCTGGCCCTTAGAGAGATGAGACATCAATAGTGGACTCGGCAGTAGCAAGCCCATTTGGGTGATCCCATGCCAATCCAATCCGAGACCCGAAAACCGACCCAATTACAGACCCAatttttcgggtcgggtcaggcTTCAAATAGCCAAACCCGGTTtctatcgggtcgggtttcaggTCACAATaaaaccgacccgacccgacccagtATCCTTCCCTACCATCTCTCCATCCACCTCATTGAAGCCTCCACTTATATGGGTGATTAGGCCACCAATTGGGTTTGATATAAATTCGGAATTCAAAGCAAAAGAATGGCCACCATAGcagtgaagaaagaaagaaagaaaaagataaaaaagtagAGAACCCAAGCCCAGGAACCCAGtgaaaaggaatggaaaaaagaagaaaaaagaaaaccaagccTAAAACTCATCCTCCATGGCATCAACACAATTTTCATTCACATCACGAACTACTCCTTTCGGTGACAAAGGAAGCAATGTATGAATCACAAGATCACTCTTAACCGGCGACACAAATTTAGAATATACAAGCTCAGACCCAgcgtgaaaaagaaaaagaaaaaatggacaACGTGTTGGAGAGAGCAAAAGGTCTGACCGGGGATCCCTCAAATTTGTGTATTTATGAAAATGCCATAGAaactcagttttcataacttgaaaattcaaaatgtgtttttaatttccataatttatcacttaaaaataagaaaattaagtgatggaaacaaaaactgaaaacaaatccaaacacacccttatgCCGTGGGACCCACcaattttgagttatgagtgatgaaaacaaagTAATGGGTGATGGAAAACATTAAATCCAAACAgtcccttaattttttaaaagccaCGTGCCTTACATTTAGattaaaattggaaaataaaattgaagggtttttttctttaaaaaaaaaaatggagggaaTCCTTTTTCCTAcatcctttatttattttctttcttttcaaaaaatcataataaattgCAATAGTGGGTTAAGGCTTAGGGGATAATATATCCTTCTATCCCCGATTCTGTCACTCTAATAATGCAGCGAACGTGAAGCTTTTACCTTATTTAAATTGAGATATACACTTTGACTACAAGGAGCTATTTAATTTCATATTGATACTTTGTTTGTTTCGTGCATTGAAAAATGTTTgtcaaaaactattttcaactgaaaatttttataggaaaaattgcttttgtgtgtgtttggttttaTACCTGAAAAtgatatgggaaaaaaaattcaatatgttTGGTTCATATTAAAAGTCaaaaattttcctatatttttatatatttattaaataacaCTTTGATTTTGCACTTTAAAATACTaatcaaaacaattaaaatcattatactaataataaaaaacacaaccaaaaataaaattattgaaaactatactaataaacacaataaaaataatagtgcaacaaacaaaaaaataatcaacAAAAACTATCAACTAAACTTACATATGCACCAAGAGCCTTGGTGTTGGCTTCTTCTGgtgtttttaatgaaaagatCTAGTGTTTAAATCCCGTCTCTCCCATTGTAACTTGTAAATATtgaattagattttaaataaataaataaataaactaaacttACACATTCACACGCAAACATTTGAAGTCTCTAAAATTatacttgaaagttatttttatgCTACTTTTAAAAGATCAGGGCTATTTCTAGAGTTTTGAGGTTGTTGTGATGATTTTGGAGGTTTTGAAAGGTATCTTTATCTTTTCAATAGTTTTTGgaggtatttttgttattttgatagttttatgGAGTATCATAGTCATCTTGGAAGATTTAAAGGTATTTTGGTTATATTGTATGTTTGGAatgtatttcaatcattttggaagttttaagcATACTTTAGTCACTTTAGAGATTTTAGGGATATTTCtatcattttagaggtttataGGGTACTTTTGGACATTTTAGGGGCTTACAAGGGTAATTTTTCCCCCCATGTTAATGGTTTCAGagatatttttgtcattttgaaaattttaatagtatttttggaaatttttatgatattttggccattttaagaattttgagaTATTCCTATCAATTTTGAGGTATATATTCTCCTAAGAATGTTCTTTTGGCTCTGGAAACATGATTATGATCTGATCAAGTTttttagggcccgtttggtatatgtgtttaaataatagtttttaatttttttgaaaatacgtgtgggtgaaaaagtgtgtggaaatatatgtaatattatttaaaaactgaaaacaagtGTTTGAACTCATGTACCGAACGAAGTCAtcccaaacacttgaaaataagaaatatatattttctaaaaatatgttttatgCCGACACAAATCGGCATGAAAAACATACAATTTGCAGCATGTTGGCCTGACTTGTATTTTGGGCCAGAAGGTAAGGCCAGCCCAAGTGTTGCCCtcttaacaaaattatttagaGGAGCTAGTTTGGGCCTAAGCCCATTTGACCCAATCCAGATCTTATGACGTGTCAGCTCCCTGTTAAATTGAGTCTGACACGTGGCCATCACACACTCGTCAAAGCCACGTAGCAAATTCCACATGTACAACAACTATTGGTCACAACAACGTGGAAGAACATGTAAATCTTAACACGCTTCTCTCTATAACAGTTACCAAAAATCCTTCGACTCTCTCTGCGTTTCACAATctccaaaccaaaatcaacagTCATAGTATTGAAATAgaagtacaaaacaaaaaacacaaacacatttCTGTatttataaaagtaaaaaacagaTTTTAATAAAACACATAAACATTGGAGAACTTTTTGAAATGAATGTAGTTGTGAGATTTACGAGAGCCATGGAAGCTGTAGAGTGGCGAGGATTGGTGTACACAGTGTTCATACTCAATTTCGTTTTCGCTTGCCAGCTCCTTCTTCTTCAGCCGCTAGTTTCGGCGTTAGGTGTGTACTTCGTATCTCTTTTTAACTCTTCGATCTGTTgtcttttgttgttttgtacTATGTTGTTGAAGTTTCGATCTAGTTCCCTTTTTTTTACGATTTCTATTTGCTTCGTAATTTTCTCGCTGCTTAGGTTAGGTTTTCGTAGAATCATAGGTTGGAGCTCTTGTTTGTTCGatttgttttgttgaaaaattagAGTTCTTGTAAATACcgatttagttaatttttaagCTGAACAATTGGATCAACTTTTAAGGTTTGCATTGTATTACTGGTACTCACGCCAATGTAGATTTTAGGCTTTGTTTGGTAGatgatagaaaagtgagaactgagaagaaagaaaatgtgcttaggatgggaaaaaaaaaatatgagagagGCTAAATTGCACTTTGAATATACCCTCTAAGTTTAGGGTTGCTTCTAAATATGTTCCTTTGAATTTTAGAACTTGCAATTTACATCCTCGACTATTATAAACGTCAATGTGCCCCTTCCATAATAGTCTGTCACATTTTTGCAGCTAGTTTGCCTATGTTGACAAAAGGGGCACATTGATGTTATTGTAATAATAATGGTGTAAATTGGAGGTTTTCATAGTTGAAGACCAGTTTAGAAGCGATCCAAAACTTAGAGGGTGTAAATGGTAGCAGAAAGAGTTGTATGTTTATATTGACACTCGAAATTAAAGCTTTTCCCATTCGTACTTGGAAGTTTTGTCTATAGTTTAACTATCTTGAGTGAATGATATCTTATGCATGTAATCTGGTTGTGCAGATAGTGAAGCTGGCAATGCTGCTGAGTTGCTTGAGAGGGTTTCACAAAGCGTAAAGGTGAAACGTTATAGTGATGCACTTGATGATCTTAATACTGCTATAGAGGCAGATCCAATGTTTTCAGAAGCATATTTTCGTCGTGCATCTATTCTTCGTCAGCTATGCAGGTTCTTTCAATGTTAAAGCTTTTGTTACCTTTTCTATTTGAAAGTGTTTTCGTTTCTAGTTTCATTCAAAAGCAGAAAATTTCACTGATTTCTGTTATGGAATTTGCCAATCTTTCTCAGGCTGTTAGAGTGATTATGATTAATGTTAATGCTTAGTTGGAAATACAGTAGGTGTGATTGGTGAAGATCTGGAGATATGGGGTTTTATTAAGCAgtggatttgttgtaaaataataaacCATTTAACTCTACACATTTCTTTTGCATTTCTCTTACCAACATTAGGGTGTGGTCGCTGTGAGAATGAATGTACTAGGTTGATTATAACATAAATCTAAGTCAACAGTACTATAATAAGTCTAGATTGGTATTtgtccaaaagaaagaaaaacaaacattagTAAGACATCTCTTAGTATAAGAATGTCATAAAGGATTACAGGATCTCCGCTCGTagtctctctctccccccttcCAATTTCTGATTGGAATATTATATGATTCAGGCGCTTTTTGGCTGATGTAGATATGAGGAATCTGAGAAGAGCTACAACAAGTTCCTGGAGTTAAAACCTGGAAATTCAGCAGCACAAAAGGAGCTATCTCAATTGTTTCAGGCTCAGAGTGCCCTGGATACTGCTTTGACTCTCTTTGATTCAGGAGATTTTACAAAATCTTTGGAATATGTTGATAAAGTTGTCCTTGTTTTTTCTCCAGCATGCTCAAAGGTACGACATCTCCTAGATTTTATGTATTCTAATGATTGCCGTTCATatcatttccttttattttatgattacAGTCGAACAGCCTGTATAAGCTGACCCCATGGAAATGGGATTAAGTCTTTTATGAATTAAGTTTTGTGTCACCCATTAACCCATATGTATTGAATGTTGCAGGCCAAACTCCTCAGAGTGAAGTTGTTATTAGCAGAGAAAGAATATTCCAGTGCCATATCGGAGACTGGTCTTATTCTCAAGGAGGATGAGAACAATTTAAATGCTTTATTGTTACGTGGCCGTGCCTACTATTATCTAGCAGATCATGATGTTGCCTTAAGGTTTGTATGACAGAATTGTAATGTCATTATGATTTAGCTCAAtcaagtttttatatatatgtacatgtaTATTTTCAGGCATTATCAGAAAGGTCTCCGCCTAGATCCAGAGCACAGTGAACTTAAAAAGGCAtattttggattgaaaaatctACTTAAAAAGAGCAAAAGTGTAAGCCCAATAAATTTTTTggacttctttttttccctttcatccATTTCTCTCTTGGGGTGGGGGATTAATTGTTGAGGAAATTGGCATGGACTGTTATTCATTTGTCAACCTTCTTGAAGGTCATTACCATGCTGACCATCTGTGGGggtaattttattcttttacttgtGTCTTACAGGCAGAAGATAATGTAAACAAGGGTAAGCTTAGGGTTGCAGTTGAGGATTTCAAAGGAGCCCTTGCATTGGATCCTAATCACCTTGCACATAATGTACATCTTCATCTTGGATTGTGTAAGGTCTTGGTCAAGCTTGGTAGGGGAAAGGATGCTATAACCAGTTGCAATGAAGCACTCAACATTGATGGGGAGCTTCTGGACGCTTTAGTTCAGGTTTTCTGGAATTTTTATGCTGCTATTCACGGAATTGTTTGTGCATTAATGAATAATTTTAGCTTTATTGTGAGGCAGGATGAGACCAATATGTTCTCCCTTATATCCTGTATTGTTGACTCAAGTGTGTTAAATGGATGTTTTCGTTTTCAGAGGGGGGAAGCTAAACTTTTAACTGAGGATTGGGAGGGAGCTGTGGAAGATTTGAAAGCAGCAGCTCAACAGTCACCTCAGGTTAGTCATAATATTGAATTCCTTTGAGATGTGTTCTAATTGTACAATCTACTCCTGCAACTTTGTTGTAGCTGCTAATATATTGCTATAATCGGTAATTTTTGCAAAAGAACATCGtttatgaatttaaattttaaatgatctTTCGCTTAGTGAAGATCATAAATTAATATAGATTTCAGACCAATTTTCTGGTCCTGGTCAAGGATATCAATTATAATACTAGTTGAAGGCAAATATTAATCTTCAGTGTACCATAGGTGGTATAAGGATTGTGTGTCTGTGTACTTCGCCTGTTATGCTGGATCTGTTCACCAAATATAGAATAATAGGATGAAATCATTTTCACTTATGTCTAGCTGGTAAATTCTTCCtcaggttaaatttttttagtttaagtCAAGACCTGTCTGTTGAGTTAAAGCCTGTGAATTTTGCTTCAGTGACCTAGTTAAATACTTCAGAGCTTTGTAGGGTTTTATGAGATTGTAGGAAAACATTAAGATGAAATTCAAAAGTTACAATTGTAACATTTAGACGAATGGCTAATGACTCCCAAATGGCTAATGACTCCCCTTGCTTCCTATTCTTTTCTGGTCACTCTACTTGCATGTTAAAATCTAAGAGAGGACATATGCTGGAAACTTGGTGGGGAATCAAATATGCTTCAGTTGTTCTTTGCAACTCAGGCTTCATGTGGAGTACACATTGTCATGTccacttttcttatttttctctttaaatccttttttacattgatttattgtggtttttatatagaaatattTCAATCTTACATTTGTAGTTGATTAGTCAAATCAATTaatattcatccaaaaaaaaaaaaaaaatcaaattggttAGTATTCCTAGTCTTTTGGTGCAATTGTTAGCTTTTTAAGTTATCTGGTTTTTCTAGTTTTATAGCATTGATAATTTCCCTATACCCTAGATATGTGAATTTGTAGGAGTAATAATTTGCCAATTATGCAGGATATGGAAATTCGGGAATCACTCATGAGGGCTGAGAAAGCTCTAAAGATGAGCAAACGCAAGGACTGGTACAAGATTTTAGAAGTTTCAAAGACTGCATCTGTATCTGAGATTAAGCGTGCCTACAAAAAACTTGCTCTACAGTGGCACCCTGATAAGAATGttgaaaatagagaagaagcagaagccaaGTTTCGAGAAATTGCTGCTGCATATGAGGTCTGACTCAgtaattttatagtttaattttcCTTGCTTCTGAATctggttttatattttatttattttgtgaacTTTTGAGATTCTCATCAGAATATAGCGAAATGAGAAATTTTGATAGAAAGGAATTCAAAACTTGGATGAAATGTTGCTAGTTCTGACTTTtgtggttgttttttttataggttcTCAGCAATGAAGAAAAACGAACGAGATATGATAGAGGAGAAGACGTTGAAGACATGGGGGGACAGGGTGGGGGTGGTTTCAACTTTGGTGGGGGACAGCCATTTACATTTACTTTTGAGGGAGGCTTCCCGGGTGGTGGTGGATTTGGTGGGGGATTTCCAGGTGGGTATGAATTCCACTTTTGATTTCAGTGAAGAATGGACTCCTCTTCCCCTCAGGTtcacagagaaagaaaaagtgtgCTTGTTTTATTGAGGAGCCCAAAACACCAATGTGGCTAATTACTGACTAGTACATGGCGGTAAATATTTAGGCAACCCAGAGAGGCTTGTTACCTGAAAAGTGTATCCCTTGAGAAAGTTTTGCAGTTTTGTTTTGAGGAATATTTTAGTCAGAAATTTGTATTAgtttattcaagaaaattgaTGAGCCCCTGATTCAGTGTATAGGTTGCATGTTGTCTTTCTATAATGATTCTTTTGGAATCAAACCCGCCATGGATTCTGGTTGACACAGTTGAGTTTATTTTACTGTTTAGTTCACAAAGCAAACAATTATTTGCTCAAAAGTTGAAGTTCATGTAATTGTCATTAGACTCTCAGTTGATTAAGGGTGtgttggttcagctttttgaaaaagtgcataatgaaaaagtggagttttgtaaaagtgcataatgaaaaagtggagtttcaaaaagctgaatgtttggtaaaaactgttaaaaagtgcataatgaaaaagctgagtgtttggctagcacttataaaagtggctttttgagggGTAAATGatcaaaaaggacaatgtatatataaaggaatttatttcatacttttttttttttttatgtgagtttttttcatacttaaatcaattacttcatcatacttaaatcaatttttctctttctaaaaaaattattttttttcttaccaatattagctaataataatctaccacttaagatttattgtgaaagtattgtaaaaatattgtgataaaaattgatactaattttaatttgaacgtactattaaaattatttttttctctttctaaaaaaattattttttccgaCAAGtgttagctaataataacctactacttaatatttattgtgaaaatattatgataatatttccttctttttcattttttttctcctccactcACTTACCgcattttctccttttt
The sequence above is drawn from the Quercus robur chromosome 7, dhQueRobu3.1, whole genome shotgun sequence genome and encodes:
- the LOC126691813 gene encoding dnaJ protein P58IPK homolog; this translates as MNVVVRFTRAMEAVEWRGLVYTVFILNFVFACQLLLLQPLVSALDSEAGNAAELLERVSQSVKVKRYSDALDDLNTAIEADPMFSEAYFRRASILRQLCRYEESEKSYNKFLELKPGNSAAQKELSQLFQAQSALDTALTLFDSGDFTKSLEYVDKVVLVFSPACSKAKLLRVKLLLAEKEYSSAISETGLILKEDENNLNALLLRGRAYYYLADHDVALRHYQKGLRLDPEHSELKKAYFGLKNLLKKSKSAEDNVNKGKLRVAVEDFKGALALDPNHLAHNVHLHLGLCKVLVKLGRGKDAITSCNEALNIDGELLDALVQRGEAKLLTEDWEGAVEDLKAAAQQSPQDMEIRESLMRAEKALKMSKRKDWYKILEVSKTASVSEIKRAYKKLALQWHPDKNVENREEAEAKFREIAAAYEVLSNEEKRTRYDRGEDVEDMGGQGGGGFNFGGGQPFTFTFEGGFPGGGGFGGGFPGGYEFHF